GACCTCGCCCGACGGGGTCGACTATGGCTGGGTAATGCAGACGACCTTCGTCGCCACCATCCTCGTTGGAGCGCCGCTGGTCGCCGCCCTGTCGACGACCGCGACCCTCCCCACGTGGGCCGACCGCGTCGAGTTCGCGATCCGGGTCGGCGCTCCCATCTGGTTGGTCACGTCGATCGTCGTCTTTGCGTACGCCAAACGAAAACAGACGTAGTCGACTCAGTCACTCGAGCAGGAGTTCGGACTCAGACACCGGACGGTCCCTCGCCGACGTACTCGAAATCGATTCCCGCACGTTCTGCAGCCTGCTGATCCCGCGCGGAGTCACCGATGAACAGCGCCCGTTCGGGCTCGGCCCCGAGTTCGCGGACGGTCGCGAGCAGCGGTTCCGGATCCGGCTTCCGCGTCGCGACCGTATCGCGACCGACGATGGCGTCGACCACCGTCGCCAGCGCGTGTTCCTCGAGCGCGATCCGACACGCCTGCTCGCAGTTCAGCGAGCAGACGCCTGCCGGCAGCGACTGCTCGAGCAATTCGTCGGCGTGGGCAAGTCGGCTCGAGGTTCGCGCACCGTCGTATTCGTGGGCCGCGATGGCCGACTCCACCTCGGCGGCCAGTCCGACGTCGTCCGCGGCCTCAAGCATGTCCCAGAGGCCGTCACTTGGCGGTTCGACGTTCGCGCTGTCGTACACCTCGCGGACGTCGACGGCGACGGCGTTCCAGTCGACGTCGAGGTCGACGAGGGTTCCGTCCAGATCGTAGACGACGGCGTCGTACTCGGTCATACGGCTCGATAGGGAGAGGACGGATTAGTGACTTCGGTCTCCGGCAGCGTCCGGCCCGTGGCTCGTTCACTCCGTCGACTCCGACGAACTGAGCGACGGCCAGACGACGTGGCGAGCCGCCGATGCGAGTGCTGTCCCCCACAGAAACGCGATCGCGAAATGCAGAAACGTCGAGATGTGGTCTCTCGGGAGCAACAGCCAGAGGAGGACAGTCACACCGCCGACTGTCGCGATTCCCACGACCGTCGCGAGCGCGTCGTCCTGCGGGCCGAGTTGAGCGCCGGACAGCGTGAGACTGACTACGGCCCCGACGATCAATCCGAGCCCGACGGCCGCCACTGTCGCTTCGATCGAGGCGATTTCCCGGCTGGGTTCCGTCAGCAACAGAATCGGCGTCAGAGCGGTCGCATAGAGGAGTTGCCAGAGAGCACGCGACCGGTCGTTCGAGCCGGGGACAGATGAGTTATAAACGGGTATGTCGACCATAGAAACATCCCTCAGCCGGAGCGTAAATAGGTTCCTGCGACGATACCGATTACCGTTCCCCGAGCAACTCCCGCGCGATCACCGTCTTCTGGATCTGGGTCGTCCCCTCGTAGATCTCGGTAATCTTGGCGTCGCGGTAGAGGCGCTCGACCTCGCCCTCAGTGACGTAGCCGTAGCCGCCGTGGATCTGGACTGCTTCGTTGGTCACGAACATCGCCGCCTCGCTCGCGAAGTACTTCGCCATGCTCGCCTCGAGCGCTGCACCACCCGCCGCTCGCTTCTGGGCGGCATCCCGGGTCAGCAGTCGTGCGGCTCGGATACGAGTCGCCATCTCGGCGAGTTTGTGCCGAATCGTCTGAATGTCCGAAATTGGGTCGCCGAACTGCTCGCGCTCCTGGCTGTAGGCCATCGCCTCGTCGAGCGCACACTGTGCGAGGCCGACAGACTGAGCCGCGATGGCTATCCGGCCGCCAGTGAGGATGTGAAACGCGGCCGAGAGCCCCTTCCCTTCCTCGGTAAGCCGATTCTCGGCGGGGATCCGGACGCCGTCGAAGGTCAGGCTCGTCGTGTCGCTCGCGCGCAGGCCGAGTTTGTCCTCTTTCTCGCCGACGGTCAGCCCGTCGACGTCGTCCGGGACGAGAAACTGCGTGACTGTCGAGGGATCGTTGCGATCGGTCTTCGCGAAGAGAACGTAGACGCCCGCCCGCTCGCCGTTCGTGATCCACTGCTTCTCGCCGGTAATGACGTACTCATCGCCGTCCTTTCTCGCCTCTGTCGACATCTCCGCTGGATTCGATCCCGCGTGGGGCTCCGAAAGCGCGAAGGCACCAACCGGGCGGCCCTCGGCCATCTCGGGCAGCCAGCATTCCCGCAGGTCCTCGCTCCCGAACTCCGCGATACAGGAGGTCGCGAGCGAGTGGACCGACAGCGCCGTCGCGACGGCCAACATCCCGTACGCGACTTCCTCGTTGACCACGGCGGCCGTGACCGGGTCCGCGTCGTAGCCGCCGTACTCCTCGGGGACCGTCATCCCCGTCAGATCGAGGTCGGCGAGTCCGTCCCAGACGGCTTCGGGGAACGTCTGGTCCCTGTCGGCCTCGAGTGCGGTTGGCCTGATCTCCTCGCTGGCGAACTCCCGGACGACGTCGCGGACCGCTTCCTGTTCCGCGGTGAGTTCCATGGCGGCCATTCGACGGCCGTAGCAAAAGTCCCCGTGTCGGAATCGGCCGCGACCGGTGGGGATTAAACCCCGTCGAGTTCGAGTGCTCGAAGCTCCTCGCGCATCTCTCCCGCCGATTCGTCGTCTTTCAGTCGGAGCGGGCTCCGCAGCGGGCCGGCGTCGAAGTCGCGCATTCGGAGCGCCGTCTTGACGCCGGACATGTACGCACCGCCGCTCTTGAACGCGTTTCGGACCTGGAAGACCTCACTCTGAAGCTCGCGTGCGCGGTCCTCGTCGCCCGCGTCGTAGGCGTCATAACAGTCGACGACAAGTTCCGGGAACGCGTTCGCGACCGCGCTGACCAGCCCTGAACAGCCGATCTCGAGCCCAGTGAAGAGCAGCGAGTCCGAGCCCGCGAGGAAGGTCAGGTCGGGATGGGCGTCGATCGCCTGTGCGAGCCAGGGAACGTCCTTGCTCGAGTCCTTGACACCCGCGATATTGTCGATTGCTGCGAGACCGGCGAGGGTCTCGAGGGACAGTTCGTTCCCGGTCTTGCTCGGAATGTGGTAGATATAGACCGGGCGGTCGACGGCCTCGGCAACCCGACGGTAGTGCTCGAGGGCTCCCTCGTGATCCAGAGGGTAGTAGTAGGGTGTGACGACGACGATTCCGTCCGCACCGACCGACTCGGCGTGTTCGGCGTGGGCGACGGTCTGGTACGTACTGGGCGCGCCGACGCCGGCGATGACCGGGACCTCGTCGCCGACTTCGTCGACGACAGTCTCGACGACCCGATCGCGCTCTGTGCCTGAGAGTAGCGGGAACTCGCCGTTGGTCCCCAGCGGAAAGACGCCGTGGACTCCGCGATCGACGACGAACCGAGCGTGGTCAGCCGTCGTCTCGTAGTCGACGGATTCGTCCTCGTGAAACGCGGTGATAGTCGGTGGGACAACGCCATGCAGCGACAACGGATCGGCACTACCGGGA
This genomic stretch from Natrinema sp. SYSU A 869 harbors:
- a CDS encoding acyl-CoA dehydrogenase family protein, producing the protein MELTAEQEAVRDVVREFASEEIRPTALEADRDQTFPEAVWDGLADLDLTGMTVPEEYGGYDADPVTAAVVNEEVAYGMLAVATALSVHSLATSCIAEFGSEDLRECWLPEMAEGRPVGAFALSEPHAGSNPAEMSTEARKDGDEYVITGEKQWITNGERAGVYVLFAKTDRNDPSTVTQFLVPDDVDGLTVGEKEDKLGLRASDTTSLTFDGVRIPAENRLTEEGKGLSAAFHILTGGRIAIAAQSVGLAQCALDEAMAYSQEREQFGDPISDIQTIRHKLAEMATRIRAARLLTRDAAQKRAAGGAALEASMAKYFASEAAMFVTNEAVQIHGGYGYVTEGEVERLYRDAKITEIYEGTTQIQKTVIARELLGER
- a CDS encoding dihydrodipicolinate synthase family protein; this encodes MANHDPGSADPLSLHGVVPPTITAFHEDESVDYETTADHARFVVDRGVHGVFPLGTNGEFPLLSGTERDRVVETVVDEVGDEVPVIAGVGAPSTYQTVAHAEHAESVGADGIVVVTPYYYPLDHEGALEHYRRVAEAVDRPVYIYHIPSKTGNELSLETLAGLAAIDNIAGVKDSSKDVPWLAQAIDAHPDLTFLAGSDSLLFTGLEIGCSGLVSAVANAFPELVVDCYDAYDAGDEDRARELQSEVFQVRNAFKSGGAYMSGVKTALRMRDFDAGPLRSPLRLKDDESAGEMREELRALELDGV
- a CDS encoding HAD family hydrolase, translating into MTEYDAVVYDLDGTLVDLDVDWNAVAVDVREVYDSANVEPPSDGLWDMLEAADDVGLAAEVESAIAAHEYDGARTSSRLAHADELLEQSLPAGVCSLNCEQACRIALEEHALATVVDAIVGRDTVATRKPDPEPLLATVRELGAEPERALFIGDSARDQQAAERAGIDFEYVGEGPSGV
- a CDS encoding DUF5822 domain-containing protein, which codes for MPERVGTTSPDGVDYGWVMQTTFVATILVGAPLVAALSTTATLPTWADRVEFAIRVGAPIWLVTSIVVFAYAKRKQT